The sequence ggacaacttgtaagcatggttaggatatctagggtcttcaaatccaggcggttgctcaacatatacaagttcatttatgaagccatttaaaaatgcactttttacatccatttgataaagttttatatcatagcatgatgcatatgcaagtaggatacgtatggcttccagtcgagcaaccggtgcaaaggtctctccaaaatctaagccttcaacttgagagaatccctttgcgacaagtcttgccttgtttcttacaatcacaccttgatcatcttgtttgtttctgaacacccactttgttccaatgattcttgcatcttgtgggggcttctccagggtccaaacttcgttacgggtgaagttgttaagttcttcatgcatggcattcacccagtccggatcctgtagcgcctcatctatacaagtaggctcaacacaagaaacaaaagagtgatgttcaataaaattagcatgtttatgtgatcgagtaataaccccttgtgaaggactcccgatgatttggttttgaggatgtgcTTGAagaagtgatgagtttctcctgtcaaccacttgggaagaagatcctggagcatcaacatcttcggcttgtacccttccttgttcatgagagacaaatgtatcttcatttgcatgcctctcatctttttcatcatcttgtggtacatttgatgaagaaggcctgtcaatgatttgcgcctcttcttcatcttcttttggtttgatagctccaataggcatgttcttcattgcttccctaagtggctcatcacctacatcatcaagattttcaagtgctccttgggagccattagtctcatcaaattccacatcatatgtttcttctaccacgccagtggcatggttgaatactcgatatgctttggactttaatgaataacccaaaagaaaaccaatatcacaacgtctttgaaacttccctaggtgatggcgtttcttgtagatgtagcatttgcacccaaatacccggaagaaagagacgtctggctttttcccatttagcagttcataaggagtcttcgcaagtagccggtgaggaaatagcctgtttgatgcatagcaagcagtgttgacagcttcggcccaaaacctctccggtgtgttatactcatcaatcattgttcttgcaagggtgatcaaggtcctatttttcctttcaacaactccattttgttgaggtgtatatgtggcagatacttcatgcttgatcccaatttcatcacagtactcatgaatgttggtgttgtcaaattctttgccattgtcacttctaatcttcttaatcttgcaatcaaattcattttgtgctttcttggcaaacttcttgaatatagatgcaacttcagatttgtcatggagaaagaacacccaagtgtatcttgagaagtcatcaacaatcactagacagtagaggttgccaccggcactgacataatttgtaggtccaaataaatccatatgaagtagttccagtggccttgatgttgacatgaaagctttagtgggatgtgtattagcaacctgctttccagcttgacatgcattgcatggcttgtctttttcaaataccacatcctttaatcctctaaccatatctttctttaataccttcttgagtgtgctcatcccaacatgtgcaagcctcctatgccaaagccatccaagagaagctttggtgaagaggcaagttcttaagtctgcatcttctgaagtgaaatccactaagtagaggttgttgtatctaaatcccttgaataccattgattcatcatccatttttgttacaataacctctgatggagtgaataagcattgaagtccaagatcacagagttgtcccactgataataaattgaagctcaaaggtgcaactaagagaacatttgatattgataaatcatttgagattgccaccttgccaagtccttgcacttttccttttgagttgtctccaaatgtgattttatcttgactatcaacattctcatctagtgaggtgaacatccgtgggttgcctgtcatatgttgtgtgcatccactgtcaataacccaatggctcccaccggtcttgtagttcacctttcgttcacccctagccatgaggcacaggtgagaagtggatgatggcgatggtggtggtgaagagaagtccccggcgatggccgcaactttttcatcattctcttcttcacttgaagaagacccacttgatgattcgatgtcggtgagccagtcgccaacaatatatgcctttccattcttcttcttgtgaaacctcttttgctttccatccttcctcttgaagaatttcttttccttcttttcatcatcgctgtcatcttccttcttgcccttgaacttgttcttcttgggcttgttgcattgatgagcaagatgaccaagctcaccacagttgtagcagtccatctcagaaatgggctttcttttgttggaaaagaacttcttctttcttgaatcaaatttgatgccttctctatttagcttcttcaacatcttggtggtcttccttaccattaaggcaatgtttgcatcaaggtcatcatcacttgaggattcttcctcaatttgtatttttgcttttccttttctttcaggatttgctttgagagccaaatcctttcttttggaagatgattcttctttgttgatgtgcatgtacatttcatgggcattgatctttcccaaaatttgtgtaggtgtggtaactgaaagatccatttgatgtagcacagtgacaatgtgtccatatttgtctattgggaggacactgagaatcttcctcacaacatccggttgtgagatttgagtaagccccaatccattgacttcctctacaagaatattaagtcgtgagtacatagcgtttgcattttcattagtaagcatttcaaaagaatttaactttcgcatggctatgtgatatctttcctcacattcacttctagttccttcgtgtagagcacaaatgtccatccacaaatcatgagcatttttatgattccgaactctattgaacacatctttgcaaaggcctctaaaaagggtgtttttggccttcgcattccatttctcataattgaactcatcacctacaagatttgtgggatctctaggttggggaaacccttgtgtggcggctttatagacaccaatgtctatagcctctaagtatgcttccatacgaattttccaataaggaaaatcgtcaccatcaaaaatgggaggaggtccatccccaccggacatcgaaactctagcggttaagctaatctatgagcaacaaggctccgataccaattgaacggatcacgatgcccaagagggggggtgaattgggcttttctaaaattaacactaattaaaacctaagcaagaactaaacaagagcccaacttcaccccaacaactagcactaagaatataatactagaaatgtaacaaagctaagataatacttcaaatacttgctaaacaaatacacaatgtaaagtgcttgaattaagtgcggaatgtaaagcaaagtttagaagactcctccaatttttcccgaggtatcgaagagtcggcactctccactagtcctcgttggagcacccgcgcaagggtatcgctcccccatggtcctcgcaagaaccaagtgctcactacgagatgatcctttgccactccggcgcggtggatccctcgagaccgcttacaaacttgagtcgggtcaccaacaagatcttcacggtgatcaccgagctcccaacgccaccaagccgtctaggtgatgccgatcaccaagagtaacaagccgtagactttcgcttgaccaagagaagcctaatacaagtggtgtgtgctctaggtggctctcactagcgctaatgaggaacaagcgcggattatgattctctaatctcctcactagccttttggtgcttgcaatgctctaccaatgtgctggaataaatgtggagtgcaagacattgaatatggtgggtggagggggtataaatagccctcacccaccaactagccgttacaggcatttactgcgcgatggcgcaccggacagtccggtgcgccaccggtgcgccaacggtgcgccaccggtgcgccaacggtcacttccaacggctagttctgacagagagccgttggactcatggcgcaccggacagtgaacagtccactgtccggtgcacaccggacagtccggtgcggtgtccggtgtgccactaaaattcaactcagaacactgcgctctcgggtttctgcgaaggggagagtccctgccgtggaccagcctggcccacctggcagagggtgcaccggacagtccggtgcacaccggacagtccggtgccccaaagccagaaactctaactcttgtttttcagctgattttcaaatcggttttcgttctaacttgtgtgtgagttctagagtgacacctagcactgtatatgagtgtgattgagcaccaacactacactagaactctcttggtcaaactactcatcgacaacccctctttatagtacgactaaaagagaataaaagacctaactaaatcgcgagtgtccacatctccttgacactcggactccgtagaccttcaccttttgttccgtcgttttagccgtcgcttcgagttcttatttccgggattgttttcaccgttgtagtacttctacctgtcatgcgacctaacttaccatttgtctctgcaaaacacacgttagtcacatataatattacgttgtcattaatcactaaaaccaaccaggtgcctagatgctttcagtcagcaaggatccgacagccccgacagctgtacttccacagggctcaagcgctcctccgatagccacgacatcacatgaacagggcgccaaaacgtctccaacagccacgacggcatgtacataggactctggcttccctctgctagacacgttagcacattgctacaccccccattgtacacctggaccctctccttacatctataaaaggaaggtccagggctctcgtacgagagggtggccgcgcgggagaacgggccgacgcacaaggctctctctctctctctctccctcgcgaacgcttgtaaccccctactgcaagcgcatccgccctgggcgcaggacaacacgaggccgcggtttccccttactgttttcccccttgtgttccatctcgcgccgacccatctgggctgggacacgtagcaacaatttactcgtcggtccagggaccctccggggtcgaaacgccgacaatagcggagcggcctcccattttcccgaaggtggcaagttcagcttcgagttccctggtgcaccggacagtccggtgcgccagaccagggtgccttttgggaaatcttgagctctctttatttgaacctatatttggtctttttattggcttgttgtgaacctttgacacctgtaaaacttatagactagagcaaactagttagtccaattatttgtgttgggcaattcaaccaccaaaattaattaggaaaaaggtgtaagcctaattccctttcagaaagctagtggaagactaccttactcgaaaggggcaagggcagtaggggagtaggcatgtaaggaggttctcgggttgattttgctgcgatgtcgGTCAGACGAGAGATTCCTATaattgctcttcccataaactgtagcgggttttcggaagctagtggaactttataaaggcctcgtattgttgccctgcctcgcttccttggtagaggtgtatgggagtcgcgattcCTTGACaggtgggtaacatgacttgtgggtatagggtacaacgtctatagagtgtaaaactggtatactagccgagctcacggtcatgagcagctcaggactctagcttgattaaactatggaactaaattcaatttgtcatttgaattgcatgggattatttattaattttgttctattatttttattatggtttggtatctacttacatttagtaattgctaataaaattttgaccaacttattaaaagcaatgctcagctttaaccactattattgatcagcctttggtgagttcatgcacattattctccacaacttgttgagcgatgaatattTGTGAGcgcacccttgttgtctcactcccccacaggagaagaacaggtggttcaaaagGAGCCACACAGCGAGaagtttgacttgatctaggtggcgtctcccagttgaatttatggcgccaaggatggactttagttcgttttatatttatcttttattttgtaagacttccgctatataataagtactctgataatattgtgacatttatctttatacactctgttattatatgtattGTCTTCTTTGACGTATATATGAGATGCAACCGACTTTATCctttaaatccaggtgtgacagcgTAGAAGGTTTTACAAAAATTGAAGGGGGCATGGCCACCTTTGCCCCTCCTATGGATCCGCCCCTGGAATCACTCGTTACAACCTAAATCAAATGGTCACATATCAACTTTCTTTTGGCACTTCGCAAGCCCTTTGTTCTGCGTCTCTTTACCCCTCTCTTCATGACTGTCGGAAGGAACAAGCCCAAGTAGAACAGGTTATTTCACCAAAATTGTACTTTAGACATGGAGCGCTACATCTCAGATTTACCGTTGAAGCTTCTCCACGATGAATTTTTTTTACTAGGATTTATATTTTAATTGGTGAAGCTATGCCAAACTGACCCAAAGAAACAAACAGCAGGAGAAACAAAACAGTTGTTACGCTACACTGCAAAATTTAGGAGTTCATCTTTCAGCATCAGGAGACCAGCTGGTCAGCTGCCAAGCACCCAAATGATCCGGAGGATAATCTTCTGGCAATTAGCGATCAGCCAGGCAGACGAGACGAACAGGGGTGCTTGACTGAGGAGGAGACGAAATGACAGCAACCGGGGGGGACCTGTGCTGGCGCCCTGCCCTGTCCGGCTGCCGAGTGCTCTGTGTGCCGTAGGCCCGTAGGGTCCACCAGCAGGCACACACGCACAGGCTTTAATGCGAGGAGCTATTTAGTGTCGCCAGTCGCTACTTCTTTCTCGTCTTCCTCTCCTGTCTCCTCGCAGTTGCGCAGCAGGGTGCTGGAAGAAGTTTCTGGTTGGAAGAATCCGGTTGAGGTTGCCATTTCCCAACTTCTTCCAGCGGTTCGGCTCGGAGGCAAACTGAGATGTCCTGTTCGTGATCGGTTTATTCTTGCAGCTGTAGACAGCTTGTCGATTCGTTGCTTGAGGAGCAGCCATGGACAGAAGAAACCGACCAGCTCCGTTGGTGAGTCTCTCTCGTCTCCTCTTCCTCTCCTGGATTTATATATATATTCCTAGATTATTTGCAAACATACCATCGTTGGGTTGCTTTAGTTGAGCTTACGCATGTCGTTTGGAAATCACTAACGCTTCTGAGTTTTGGCCCGTAAGACTGTTGTTCCAAGTCAGTCAGACCATCAGTTCATCGTACCGTATTTTCTCATCGATCTATCACTTTGAAGAAGCACACGAGGAAAGAATGGCCAAACAATCTTATTTCGGATAGAAGTCTGTGTGCGTCTATCAGTACGAGCATCTAGATGTTCTTTCTTTTTTAACGCACATGCATCTAGATATTTCCTTTCGGCGAATTTTCTATCTGAGAATTACTGACGTTCTTCTGGAAAAGATTATGCTTTTTTTAATGTAGTCGCACATAATTCTGGGCTGAGTAGAACAAGTGGATTACAGTTTACCTGCTGAAAATTCGTCGAGTTGCTTAGCTGCATTATAATACATTCAGCACTGCTTCCTCTAGAGAAAAGGTATTGACGGTTGCTAATGCCCTTCACGGTGAAACTTGCATGGGATGCCATCAAATTTGGTCCCCCACAAGGTAGTTGTTCAACTACTTCTGTAAGTAGTTGCTGTTTCATGACACCATTCATTCAGTGTCTGTCTCATGCTCTTGTCTGATCACTCTAAAGTTTCATCAGCCAATCACGTTTATACGAAAATAAATGCAATCAATTTAATTCCCAAGGCCTACTTCTTGATACTAATTTGTTGAGCTGCCAAATAATTTTTGTTTCTTGTGATGGTTCGCCGCAGGTTGACAGCTCTGCATGCTTTTGCCGAGTGGACAGATCAtccgccgcggcggcggcgaggcGAATCCCAGTGTCGAAGGCGTGCGTGCAACCGAGCCTCAGGGCGTCCATCCACCCGCTGAAGCCACGGCCGGGCGCAGAGCGGAGCCGCGGAGGGGCGTGCCCGCTGCTCCCAGGCCTTCCGGACGACCTCGCCATTGCCTGTCTCATCCGGGTGCCCAGAGCCGACCACTGGAAGCTGAGGCTGGTGTGCCGGAAGTGGTGCCGCCTGCTCGCCGGCAACTACTTCTACGGCCTACGCCGGCGGCTCGGGCTCGCGGAGCAGTGGCTGTACGCCGTGAAGCGCGACGGCAGGGACGGGCGCGTGTCGTGGGACGTGCTCGACCCGTCGCGCGGCGAGTGGCGCGCGCTGCCGCCCGTGCCGGGCGAGTACGCGGAGGCCGACGGGTTCGGCTGCGCCGTGCTCGGCGGCTGCCACCTGTACCTGCTCGGCGGCAGGGACCCGCGCAGGGGCAGCGCCATGCGGCGGGTGGTGTTCTACAGCGCCCGGAGCAACCGGTGGCACCGCGCGCCGGACATGCTGCGCCGCCGGCAGTTCTTCGACGTGTGCGTCATGGGCAACCGCCTGTACGTCGCGGGCGGTGAGGGTGGCGGCGGCGGGCTCAGGTCCGCTGAGGTGTTCGACCCGGCCAAGAACCGCTGGTCCTTCGTGGCCGAGATGGCCGCGCCGATGGCGCCGTTCGTCAGCGCGGTGCATGGCGGGCGGTGGTTCGTGAAGGGTATTGGCGCGCAGCAGCAGGTGCTAAGCCAGGCATACTCCCCGGAGTCTGACTCGTGGTCCATCGTCCTCGACGGCATGGTCACCGGCTGGCGGAGCGCCAGCGCGTGCCTCAACGGCCGGCTCTATGCTGCAGAGTGCATGGACGGATGCCGGTTGAGGGCCTACGACGAGGCCGTGGACGCGTGGAGCACCTGCGCCGACAGCAAGCAGCACCGAGGGAGCTCCCAGGCGGCTGCCATTGTCGCCCTCCACGGAAGGCTCTTCGTCGTCCGCAACGACATGAGCGTCTCGGCCGTCCAGGTGGCGGCCGAGGCGGGAAAGCAGAGGTGGCAGACCCTCGCCGGCAAAGCGCATACCAAGAGCTTTGTCACGGGCCTGTTGTCCAACCTCGCTGGTCGCAGCCGCGCCAAGAACAACATCCTCCATTGCCAAGTTCTTGAGGTCTAGCTGTCTTGCTCCCTGATGAGTTATGCTTATAAGTTACTAGAATCACGCAATGAAAAAGTACGTGAGAAATCTCCATGTCTGCTCAAGAGTGCTAATTAAATAAGCGAGAATTACAGGCATCTGAAGAACGCGCGTGATCGTTGTATAAAACTACAAATACAGTTTATATGGTATACAGTATACAGATTTATTATGATCACATTACacacttttcttcttcttctagtATTCGTTCTTCAGAATATTAATTTCCTTCAGTCGCTGTATCTCCAAGAGAAGACTTGTCCTGGTAATGGCCCATTCAAACCTGTGTTCCCGACCTGACAAGTTGTCCCGGGTCAACGTCCGAAATTAGGTGCAGCCATGGATCATTCTCATGCCCTCACATCTGAGAATACGATCCTCTTGCATTTTTCTTCTGATAAAAACAATACTCAAAATACCTTTCCTTGACGTTGGCAATGCAGTCCATGTCACTTGTAGAGAGTGGAGCGGTTGGAGTGTTATCGCGCGTAAGGACTAGGGACCACGGACCACGGACCACGAGTTCAAATAGGAGAAGATAAGTAATAGAAAATTCATGCAATTAACCACTCTGATATTGAAGAAGATTGCGACAACAGAAAATCCATATCCATATAAGATAATCTAAGCATACCTTTCGTGAGCATATTATAACATATATTATCAGAATAAGATTCTATTTAGATATATTATCTGTTAATAGTTAGCAAAGTAAAAGGGTAATATTTGCTGTTAGGACTAGTTTGGGAAACCCTTTTTTTTAGGAGATTTCCATTTTCTcaaggaaaattagttcatttttctttGAGAATT is a genomic window of Zea mays cultivar B73 chromosome 5, Zm-B73-REFERENCE-NAM-5.0, whole genome shotgun sequence containing:
- the LOC100284020 gene encoding ring canal kelch isoform X1 — translated: MDRRNRPAPLVDSSACFCRVDRSSAAAAARRIPVSKACVQPSLRASIHPLKPRPGAERSRGGACPLLPGLPDDLAIACLIRVPRADHWKLRLVCRKWCRLLAGNYFYGLRRRLGLAEQWLYAVKRDGRDGRVSWDVLDPSRGEWRALPPVPGEYAEADGFGCAVLGGCHLYLLGGRDPRRGSAMRRVVFYSARSNRWHRAPDMLRRRQFFDVCVMGNRLYVAGGEGGGGGLRSAEVFDPAKNRWSFVAEMAAPMAPFVSAVHGGRWFVKGIGAQQQVLSQAYSPESDSWSIVLDGMVTGWRSASACLNGRLYAAECMDGCRLRAYDEAVDAWSTCADSKQHRGSSQAAAIVALHGRLFVVRNDMSVSAVQVAAEAGKQRWQTLAGKAHTKSFVTGLLSNLAGRSRAKNNILHCQVLEV
- the LOC100284020 gene encoding ring canal kelch isoform X2, which produces MPSNLVPHKVDSSACFCRVDRSSAAAAARRIPVSKACVQPSLRASIHPLKPRPGAERSRGGACPLLPGLPDDLAIACLIRVPRADHWKLRLVCRKWCRLLAGNYFYGLRRRLGLAEQWLYAVKRDGRDGRVSWDVLDPSRGEWRALPPVPGEYAEADGFGCAVLGGCHLYLLGGRDPRRGSAMRRVVFYSARSNRWHRAPDMLRRRQFFDVCVMGNRLYVAGGEGGGGGLRSAEVFDPAKNRWSFVAEMAAPMAPFVSAVHGGRWFVKGIGAQQQVLSQAYSPESDSWSIVLDGMVTGWRSASACLNGRLYAAECMDGCRLRAYDEAVDAWSTCADSKQHRGSSQAAAIVALHGRLFVVRNDMSVSAVQVAAEAGKQRWQTLAGKAHTKSFVTGLLSNLAGRSRAKNNILHCQVLEV